The Tautonia plasticadhaerens nucleotide sequence ACGATGTCGGGAGGGCGGGGCGTCGGGGCGGAGAGGAGGGGTCGACGGCACCAGCCTTCATTCGTTCTTCTATCATAGCGAGCAAAACAGGCAGGATGGGAGGTTTTTCCCGAAGTTTTCGCCACAGGGGTCGAGGGGGGAACCGGCCGACCTCGTCCCTCCCCGAGTGTCATCGCGGGCCGCGTGGGGCCCGGCCACCTGGCACAATCATCCGATCATCGACGATCGGCGTCCCCCTGCGACCCCGAGTCGGCATCCGGCTCGGGCCGGGGGCCCGAGACCGAGAGCCGATGGCCCTGCCGCTCCAGGCGGCCGGAGGCGATCAGGGCGTCGACGACGGCCGAGACGCGGTCTCGGGCCTCGTCGGTCGTCCGGGGGAACCCGAGCAGGCGGCAGACGGCGGGGGGGAGGTCCTCGGGGGCGATCCGGAAGGCGTCGGCCACGATCCGCTCGACGGCGGCGGAGAGCTCCTCGGCGCAGACGTATTCGAGCCTCCTGGAGGAGGAGGGGAGGGCGGATCGGTCCCGGGGCTCGGGCCGTCCCAGGTCGCCCGGCCAGAGGAAGGCGCCCTGGCGTCGGATCGGGCCGTTGTCCCGGAACGGGGAGGAGGCGGCGCGCTCGATCGCCTCCTTCGGCTTGCCGGCCAGCCGCCTCAGGCCGATCGCGTCGGCCAGCCGACGCACCACCTCCGCCTCGTGCACCGGGCCCTCGACCCGGACGACCTCGCCCACCCACTCGGCGAGCCGGTCGGGGGCCAGGGCGGCCGGGTCGGACTCGTCGGGCCCGATCTCCAGCCTCGCCATCGTGTAGGGCGGCAGGGCGGACAGCTCCGGCCCGGCCTCCTCGGCCCGAACCTCCCGGGAGATCGACGCCGGGAGGGGGGCCGAGGGCACGTCGACCGGCCCGTCGTCGTCCCGATCGACCATGAGCACGAGTTCATCGCACTTCCCGCCGGGGTCGTGCCACCAGTCGGGCGACCAGGCGTGCGCCAGCCGCCAGCCGAGGCCACGGAGAACGCCCGGCCGGATCCGGTCGCGGTCCCGGGCCGACCGGGGGGCGTCGTACGAGGGGCCGTCGCAGAGCACCCCCAGCCGGTAGCGGCCGGGACGGTCCGGGTCGACCACCGCCAGATCCACCCGGGATTCCTCCGACCCCAGCCCCCGGACCACCTCGAACCCCTCCGCCCGGAGCGTCCGGGCCACCTCCTCCTCGAAGCCCGAGCCGACCCCGGGGGAGGCCCCGGGGCGGCCCTCGTCGCCGTCCAGCTCGCCCAGTTCGGCGAACCGGAGGAACGTCCGGAGGGCCCGGACCCCCCGGGCGGCCGACCGGCCCGATTCGAGATCCGAGCCGCGCAGGTTCGTGAACACCTCGCAGCGCAAGCGGGCCCGGGTGATCAGCACGTTGAGCCGACGCTCGCCCCCCTCGCCGTTGAGCGGGCCGAAGTTCATCGACACCCGGCCCCCGGCGTCCCGGCCGTAGCCGACGCTGATGAAGATGGCGTCGCGCTCGTCCCCCTGCACGCTCTCCAGGTTCTTGACGAAGAAGGGCTCGGGCCCCTCCTCGGCGAAGTACGGCTCGCACGACGGGTCATCGCGCCGGAGCCGCTCCAGGCGTCGGCCGATGGCCTCGGCCTGGGCGGCGCTGAAGGCGGCCACGCCGAGGGTGAGACGGCGATCGGCCGGCTTCTCGAGCTGGTCGCGGGCGAACGCCATCGCCGCCTCGGCCACCGCCTGCGCCTCGTCCGGGTTCGTCCGGGATTTGCCCCGGTCGTAGGCCGTCTCCGGCAGGCACCGGAGGACCAGGCCGCGCTCCGACCGGTCGCGCTCCGGGCCGGGGAAGACGACGAGCCGGCCGTCGTAGAACTCCCGGTTCGAGACGGCGATCAGCGATTCGTGACGGCTCCGGTAGTGCCATCGGAGCATCCGGCGGGGCGCCCCCTGGGCCAGGAACAGGCCGAGGATGCTCTCCAGGGCATCCGACGCGAGCGAGCCCCCGTCGTCCTCCTCGTCGACATGCTCGTCCCCGGCGGTCAGGCGGTCGAAGAAGGTGGTGGGGGGGAGCTGGCGATCGTCCCCGACGACGATCGCCTGCCGGCCCCGGAGCAGTGCGCCCAGGGCGTCGACCGGCCGCACCTGGCTCGCCTCGTCGAAGACGACCAGGTCGAAGGCGAGCTGCCCCGGCTCCAGGTAGGCGGCCACCGAGAGCGGGCTCATCAGGAAGACCGGCTTGACCGCCTGCACCGCCCGGCCCGCCTGGGCGAACAGGACGCGGAGCGGCAGGTGCCTCGTCTTCTTCTCCAGCTCCCGGCGGAGCACGGCGAGGTCCCCGGCGAGTGCCTGGTGCCTCGGCAGCCTCGACCAGTGCTCGCCCGCCGCCCAGGCCCGGTTGTGGCCCAGCACGGCCACGTCCAGCGCCCCGAACCGCTCGGCCATCGCCTCGTGGTCGCCCCCCGAGAAGGAGCCGAGCGCCGGCCGCTCCCGGGCGGCCCGGTCGAGCAGGGCCTCGGCCCATCGGGCCCGGAAGGCGGTCGAGAGCAGCCGGGGGGCCTCGGGCCAGCTCCGGGCCGCCTCGACCACCGCCCCCATGCCCGCCTCCCGGCAGCTCGACGCCCGCTGATTGACCAGGGCGACGGCGTGCAGCTCCTCCGCCCGGTCGCCGGTCGCGTCGATCCGACCCTGCAACGCGTCGAAGGGGAGCGCCGACCAGTCCGAGGACGGGCTCGCGGCGGGACGGTTTCCCGGCTCTCCCTCCGGCCGGATCTCGCCGCCGGAGGGGGGCAACCCGGCGAAGTCGGCCAGCGCCCGGAGGGCGGCCCGATGGGCCTCGATCGCCCCTCGGAGGCGGTCGGCCAGCGGGAGGGACCGGCGGATCACGTCGTCGTCGTCGAGCGACTCGATCGCCCCGACCGGCAATCGGCCGGATCGGACGTCGTCCCGGACCCGCCGGGCGAACCGGGCGACCTCGGCCAGCTCGGCGAAGTCGGACTCCTCCTTCCGCCAGCGGCTCCCGAACAGTCGGGCCGCCGTGCAGGAGTGCTCGACGATCGCCGCCCGATGCCGCCGGGCCTCCATCACCGCGTCGATCAGCGCGAGCCGGTCGATTGGCGCCTTCGGCGGCTCGACCCGGCAGAGCGTCCCCAGGCGGAAGACCGCCCGGCGGTGCCGGGCCGAGGCCCATCGCGACCACCACCGGCGGCCGACCGTGTTGAAGGCCTCCCTCGTGTCGACGAGGTCCCGATCCCACGCCTCCGGCAGCAACACCGGGTCATACGAGGCGTGGAGCGAGGCGAACGCCGAGCCGGCGGCGAGCAGGTCGTCCAGGTCGCGCCCCCGGTCGTCCCAGGCCGGGTCGTCGAGCGGCAGGTCGACCGGGATCCCCCCGCCGGGCAGGGGCCGGACGGCTTCCGCCATCGCCTCGGCGCCGGCGAGGTCGATCGGGGCCGGGACGCCCAGCGATTCGGCCAGGGCGGCGGCGGCCGACCGGAGGTCCTCGGTTGCCCGGCGGGCGGCCCCGGCCCGACGAGAAAGCTCGGAGCGGTCGGAAGGGGTCCAGAGCGATCGGGACGACCGGAGCATCGGGTGGTCGGGCGGCAGGCGCAGGTCGGCCAGCCGGGCCCGGAGCTGCTCGACCATCAGCTCTCGCTCCCGGAACTCCGGCGCCGACCAGTCGGCCATGCCCGGCACGTCGATCGGCGGCGGCACGGCCTCCCCCAGCGCGTCCCGCTCCCGGAGGAGGATGCCCGCCGCCTCGTGGGGGCTGACGCCGCTGGATCCGACCGGCGTGTTGACCGCCCCGGCGAACGTGTTCAACCGGCCCCGGAGGTCTCCCAGGACCTTCGCGTCGTCCTCGGCGGCCCCCGTCCGGGGGCGGCCGAGCTGGAGCGTCCGGCGCAGCTCGTCGAGCACGTCCCGCTTGCGGGTCCGGTTGCTGTGCAGCTCCAGGCAGGCGGCGCCCAGGCCGACGGCGTCGAGCCTCCGGTGCACCACCTCCAGGGCCGCCGCCTTCTCGGCCACGAAGAGCACCGACCGGCCCCGGCCGACGGCCTCGGCGATGAGGTTGGCGATCGTCTGGCTCTTGCCCGTCCCCGGAGGCCCCTGGATGACCAGCGTCCTGCCCTTCGAGGCGTCGACGAGCGCGAGCATCTGCGAGCCGTCGGCGTCGAGCACCGGACGCACGTCGAGCGGGCCGAGCCTGGCGTCGAGGTGCTCCTCGTCGCCGATCGTCGGCTCTCCCTCGTCTAGCCCCTCGCCGAGCAGGCCGGAGAGGACCGGGTGCGACGACGGCCCGGAGCCCTCGGGCCATCGGGTCGCGTCGAGGTCCCGGTACATCAGCAACCGGCTGAACGAGAAGAAGCCCAGCGCCGCCGCCTCTCGGTCGACCTTCCAGCCCTTCTCCCCCGACACGGCGGCGTCGACCGCGTCGAAGTAGGAGACCGGGTCGAGGTCGTCGGCCCCGGGGATTTCGGGCAGCTCGATGCCGAAGCCGGCCCGGAGGCGCTCGGCCAGCGAGAGGTTCGTGCCGAAGTCCTCGCCCGTATACCGGGCCCGGAAGCGGTCCCGGGCGTTCGACCTCCCCAGGGCCACCGGCAGCAGGATGAGCGGGGCGAGGACGCTCCGGCCGTTGCGCTCCTCCGACCACCGGAGCATCCCCAGCGCCAGGAACAGCGTGTTGACGCCCAGCTCCTCGACCGAGCCCCTCGCCGCCGCGTCGATGGCGAGCAGGCGGTCCTGGAGCTGGTCGGCGGGCACGTCGGTCTGGAGGTTCAAGTCGGTCGGGTCGGCCGGGGGGAGTTCGAGCCCGCCGTTGGGCGGCTCGCCGTGCGACGACTCACCCTCGTCCTCCGGCCCGGGGCGGTCGGGGGCGGGGTCGAACGCCATCCGCTTCCCCTCCCGGACGAGGATGCGGACGACCTCCGCCGGCGACTCGCCGACGATCGTCAGGCCCCGACGCCTCGGGCGATAGTTCAACAGCGGGTTGCGCAGGCTCAAGTCGAGCAGGGCGAGGCGGTCGGCGTCGAGCCGGTCGGCGATCACGGCGGGGGAGACGGGCATCGTTCGGTCGCTCTCGGTCGGGTTCGTTCGGGCCGCCGGATTGATGGGGCTCGATCGTCGAAGCGGGCCGGCCAGGTCAGGGGCCGGCCCTCGCGAGGAGGTCGCCGACGACGAGGAAGCTCCCCGAGGGGAGGGGCACCATCACGGCAAGCAACGCGTCGGAGACCACCCGCATCCGCCCCCCTTCGACGGCACTCCGAGGGGAGCTGCGCCGGCGTCCCTCCCGTCATTCTCATCCATCCGCAATGCCTCGATCGCCCGGATGTTCACCCGGCGAGGTCGCTCGGGCCGAACGCATCCGGCAGCAACTCGGAGAGGGGTCGTCGGATGAGGTCGGGGCCGTCGCATGCGCAGATGATCTCCGCCCCCGGTCCGAATTCGTAGACCACCTGGCGGCAGGCCCCGCACGGGGCCGTCGGCGAGGGGGTCGGCGTGAAGACGACCACCGCCCGGATCGACCGCACGCCGCGTGCCACGGCCCCGAAGACCGCGACCCGCTCGGCGCAGGTGGTCAGCCCGTGCGAGGCGTTCTCGACGTTGCAGCCGGCGACGATCTCGCCGCCCTCGCCCAGCACCGCCGAGCCGACCGCGAAGCCGCTGTACGGGCAGTAGGCCGACCCGCTTGCCTGCCGGGCCAGCGCGATCATCCGCTGCAATGTCACGTCGTCCAGCCCGTCGGGCATGGCGAGCTCCCTCCGCCGGCCGGGGGGCCGGGAGCATCATCCTACCCGCCAGGCCGGCGGAGGGCGATCCCGGGCGGGGATCTCCGGATCTCGCGCAGGGACGTGGGGCCTCGGGGAACTCGAGGGAATCGCCCCGCGCCCCTCCTCGGCCCTGCGCGAGATCGGCCCGCTAGGCCTCCGCCCCTTCCGCGGCCAGCGCCTCGACGCCGACCCGGTGGCAGTAGTCGCCGAACGACTCGCCCGGCCCCCGCTCGACCTTGAAGCGGGTGAAGACGGGGACCAGCTCGTCGACGATCCGCTCCAGCGGGACGTAGTCCTTGTAGACCACGTTCAGGCGGTCTCCCTGGACCCTGCCGCCGAGGAAGATGGTGTAGGTGCCGGGGCCGGGGGAGCCGTCCGGGTTCTTCGAGGCCCCCCGGCCGACGAGGCCGATGTCGCAGTTGTAGGGGCGGGCGCAGCCGTTGGGGCAGCCGGTCATGTGGACGCTGTACCGCTCCTCCTCCAGGCCGAGTCGGGCCATCGCCTCCTCGAACTGGCCCATCACCGCGGGGAGCACCCGCTCCGACTCCGTGACCGCGAGGCCGCAGGTCGGCAGGGCCGGGCAGGCCATCGCCCAGCGCCGGACGGTCGAGGTCTCCTCGGCCGAGGCGATCCCGTACTCCTCGAGCCAGGCATTCACCTCGTCCTTCCGATCCGGCGGGATGTCCGTCAGGATGATCGACTGCAGGCAGGTCAGCCGGGCCGGCGAGCCGAACCGCTCGAAGTAGGCGCGGAGGCCGCTGGCCAGCCTCAGGTCCCCCTCGTCCTTGACCCGGCCGTTCTCGACCGGGATGCCGAGGAACCAGTTGCCGTCCCCCTGCTCGTGCCAGCCGAGGTGGTCGTCGACCTCGGTGATGGGCAGGTCCCTGGGCGGCGTGAGGGGCTCGCCGAGGTACTCCTCGACCTTGGCCTTGAAGGCGTCGATCCCCCAG carries:
- a CDS encoding cytidine deaminase, whose protein sequence is MPDGLDDVTLQRMIALARQASGSAYCPYSGFAVGSAVLGEGGEIVAGCNVENASHGLTTCAERVAVFGAVARGVRSIRAVVVFTPTPSPTAPCGACRQVVYEFGPGAEIICACDGPDLIRRPLSELLPDAFGPSDLAG
- a CDS encoding DUF3320 domain-containing protein — protein: MPVSPAVIADRLDADRLALLDLSLRNPLLNYRPRRRGLTIVGESPAEVVRILVREGKRMAFDPAPDRPGPEDEGESSHGEPPNGGLELPPADPTDLNLQTDVPADQLQDRLLAIDAAARGSVEELGVNTLFLALGMLRWSEERNGRSVLAPLILLPVALGRSNARDRFRARYTGEDFGTNLSLAERLRAGFGIELPEIPGADDLDPVSYFDAVDAAVSGEKGWKVDREAAALGFFSFSRLLMYRDLDATRWPEGSGPSSHPVLSGLLGEGLDEGEPTIGDEEHLDARLGPLDVRPVLDADGSQMLALVDASKGRTLVIQGPPGTGKSQTIANLIAEAVGRGRSVLFVAEKAAALEVVHRRLDAVGLGAACLELHSNRTRKRDVLDELRRTLQLGRPRTGAAEDDAKVLGDLRGRLNTFAGAVNTPVGSSGVSPHEAAGILLRERDALGEAVPPPIDVPGMADWSAPEFRERELMVEQLRARLADLRLPPDHPMLRSSRSLWTPSDRSELSRRAGAARRATEDLRSAAAALAESLGVPAPIDLAGAEAMAEAVRPLPGGGIPVDLPLDDPAWDDRGRDLDDLLAAGSAFASLHASYDPVLLPEAWDRDLVDTREAFNTVGRRWWSRWASARHRRAVFRLGTLCRVEPPKAPIDRLALIDAVMEARRHRAAIVEHSCTAARLFGSRWRKEESDFAELAEVARFARRVRDDVRSGRLPVGAIESLDDDDVIRRSLPLADRLRGAIEAHRAALRALADFAGLPPSGGEIRPEGEPGNRPAASPSSDWSALPFDALQGRIDATGDRAEELHAVALVNQRASSCREAGMGAVVEAARSWPEAPRLLSTAFRARWAEALLDRAARERPALGSFSGGDHEAMAERFGALDVAVLGHNRAWAAGEHWSRLPRHQALAGDLAVLRRELEKKTRHLPLRVLFAQAGRAVQAVKPVFLMSPLSVAAYLEPGQLAFDLVVFDEASQVRPVDALGALLRGRQAIVVGDDRQLPPTTFFDRLTAGDEHVDEEDDGGSLASDALESILGLFLAQGAPRRMLRWHYRSRHESLIAVSNREFYDGRLVVFPGPERDRSERGLVLRCLPETAYDRGKSRTNPDEAQAVAEAAMAFARDQLEKPADRRLTLGVAAFSAAQAEAIGRRLERLRRDDPSCEPYFAEEGPEPFFVKNLESVQGDERDAIFISVGYGRDAGGRVSMNFGPLNGEGGERRLNVLITRARLRCEVFTNLRGSDLESGRSAARGVRALRTFLRFAELGELDGDEGRPGASPGVGSGFEEEVARTLRAEGFEVVRGLGSEESRVDLAVVDPDRPGRYRLGVLCDGPSYDAPRSARDRDRIRPGVLRGLGWRLAHAWSPDWWHDPGGKCDELVLMVDRDDDGPVDVPSAPLPASISREVRAEEAGPELSALPPYTMARLEIGPDESDPAALAPDRLAEWVGEVVRVEGPVHEAEVVRRLADAIGLRRLAGKPKEAIERAASSPFRDNGPIRRQGAFLWPGDLGRPEPRDRSALPSSSRRLEYVCAEELSAAVERIVADAFRIAPEDLPPAVCRLLGFPRTTDEARDRVSAVVDALIASGRLERQGHRLSVSGPRPEPDADSGSQGDADRR